One stretch of Macrotis lagotis isolate mMagLag1 chromosome 7, bilby.v1.9.chrom.fasta, whole genome shotgun sequence DNA includes these proteins:
- the LOC141492991 gene encoding hyaluronidase PH-20-like isoform X4: MEIQTISQIFIGSYVICSRTYYIVLVILLLPYYMVLAFRAPPVVPGLPFIMGWNAPTEKCVEKFKLSLDLSLFSFVGSTHRKAIDQNITIFYTDRLGYYPYINEITGEARNEGIPQLASLKNHLAKAKKDIIYYIPKKDTFGLVVIDWENWRPNWVRNWKPKEIYRTRSIELIHQLNIKLNDIEAHKAAQKGFEKAARNFMEETLRLGKSLRPNHLWGYYLFPDCYNYYKGSNYNGNCFDIEIARNNELNWLWKESTALFPSIYISKKLKNSHKIHLFVRNRIKEAIRVSQVVNINKPLPIFVYMRPVFEDASSQYLSEDDLVNTIGESVALGVSGIIMWGSLNFTRSQKTCTVLDNYMRTTLNPYIINATLAAKMCSQVLCQDQGACVRKNWNSSDYLHLNSKRFSIRTQKGRSYVRYGKPNFEDLKEFSEKFYCNCYSGSKCKTEVTIENVHDIKVCISEDICIEAHLDSEHIVHTFKSPTWKRVLSSPRNVLPGIEDQQVASTAFDRYGIGIHSNNDRDNTETDAIKYNFGMSFSTEVTLEDTENGKF, translated from the exons ATGGAAATACAAACAATTTCCCAGATTTTCATTGGCAGTTATGTGATCTGCAGCAGAACATACTACATAGTGCTTGTCATCCTTTTGCTTCCTTACTATATGGTACTGGCTTTCCGTGCAcctcctgttgtcccaggtctcccTTTTATCATGGGTTGGAATGCTCCCACGGAAAAGTGTGTTGAGAAGTTTAAGTTATCATTGGATCTGAGCCTCTTTTCCTTTGTTGGAAGCACTCACAGGAAAGCTATAGATCAGAATATCACAATATTTTACACAGATAGGCTTGGCTACTAtccttatataaatgaaataacagGTGAAGCTCGGAATGAAGGGATCCCCCAATTAGCATCTTTAAAGAATCATTTAGCCAAAGCAAAGAAAGATATTATCTACTATATTCCAAAAAAAGATACATTTGGTTTGGTGGTTATTGACTGGGAAAACTGGAGGCCTAATTGGGTAAGAAACTGGAAACCAAAAGAAATTTATCGGACTCGGTCTATTGAACTGATTCATCaactaaatatcaaattaaatgaTATTGAGGCCCATAAGGCTGCccaaaaaggttttgaaaaggCTGCAAGGAATTTTATGGAAGAGACGTTAAGATTGGGGAAATCCCTGCGGCCTAATCACTTATGGGGCTATTACCTTTTTCCTGATTGTTATAACTATTATAAGGGCTCCAATTACAATGGAAATTGCTTTGATATAGAAATAGCAAGAAACAATGAGCTGAATTGGTTGTGGAAAGAGAGCACTGCACTTTTCCCATCCATCTATATATCCAAGAAGCTAAAGAATTCTCATAAGATTCATTTATTTGTACGTAATCGTATTAAGGAAGCCATTCGGGTTTCTCAAGTAGTCAATATCAATAAGCCTCTTCCAATTTTTGTATACATGCGTCCAGTTTTTGAAGATGCCTCATCTCAATATCTTTCTGAG GATGACCTTGTAAATACTATTGGAGAATCTGTTGCCTTAGGTGTCTCTGGAATAATAATGTGGGGAAGTCTAAATTTTACACGAAGCCAG AAAACATGCACGGTCTTAGACAATTACATGAGGACTACACTGAACCCTTATATTATCAATGCCACTCTTGCAGCCAAAATGTGTAGCCAGGTTCTTTGCCAGGATCAAGGAGCTTGTGTTCGAAAAAACTGGAATTCTAGTGACTACCTTCATTTGAACTCTAAAAGATTCAGTATTCGAACTCAAAAGGGCAGAAGTTATGTGCGTTATGGAAAGCCCAACTTCGAGGATCTAAAAgaattttcagagaaattttattGCAATTGCTATTCAGGTTCCAAATGTAAAACAGAAGTCACTATAGAAAATGTTCATGACATCAAGGTGTGCATTTCAGAAGATATTTGTATTGAAGCTCATTTGGATTCAGAACATATTGTTCATACATTCAAGTCCCCGACCTGGAAACGAGTTCTTTCTTCCCCTCGGAATGTTCTTCCTGGCATAGAAGATCAGCAGGTTGCTAGCACAGCATTTGACAGATATGGCATAGGCATCCATTCAAACAATGACAGAGATAATACAGAAACTGATGCTATCAAATATAATTTTGGAATGAGCTTTTCAACTGAAGTCACCCTTGAAGATACTGAAAATG
- the LOC141492991 gene encoding hyaluronidase PH-20-like isoform X2: protein MEIQTISQIFIGSYVICSRTYYIVLVILLLPYYMVLAFRAPPVVPGLPFIMGWNAPTEKCVEKFKLSLDLSLFSFVGSTHRKAIDQNITIFYTDRLGYYPYINEITGEARNEGIPQLASLKNHLAKAKKDIIYYIPKKDTFGLVVIDWENWRPNWVRNWKPKEIYRTRSIELIHQLNIKLNDIEAHKAAQKGFEKAARNFMEETLRLGKSLRPNHLWGYYLFPDCYNYYKGSNYNGNCFDIEIARNNELNWLWKESTALFPSIYISKKLKNSHKIHLFVRNRIKEAIRVSQVVNINKPLPIFVYMRPVFEDASSQYLSEDDLVNTIGESVALGVSGIIMWGSLNFTRSQKTCTVLDNYMRTTLNPYIINATLAAKMCSQVLCQDQGACVRKNWNSSDYLHLNSKRFSIRTQKGRSYVRYGKPNFEDLKEFSEKFYCNCYSGSKCKTEVTIENVHDIKVCISEDICIEAHLDSEHIVHTFKSPTWKRVLSSPRNVLPGIEDQQVASTAFDRYGIGIHSNNDRDNTETDAIKYNFGMSFSTEVTLEDTENGVTQGLYKDYVKKICVHGNKKRL, encoded by the exons ATGGAAATACAAACAATTTCCCAGATTTTCATTGGCAGTTATGTGATCTGCAGCAGAACATACTACATAGTGCTTGTCATCCTTTTGCTTCCTTACTATATGGTACTGGCTTTCCGTGCAcctcctgttgtcccaggtctcccTTTTATCATGGGTTGGAATGCTCCCACGGAAAAGTGTGTTGAGAAGTTTAAGTTATCATTGGATCTGAGCCTCTTTTCCTTTGTTGGAAGCACTCACAGGAAAGCTATAGATCAGAATATCACAATATTTTACACAGATAGGCTTGGCTACTAtccttatataaatgaaataacagGTGAAGCTCGGAATGAAGGGATCCCCCAATTAGCATCTTTAAAGAATCATTTAGCCAAAGCAAAGAAAGATATTATCTACTATATTCCAAAAAAAGATACATTTGGTTTGGTGGTTATTGACTGGGAAAACTGGAGGCCTAATTGGGTAAGAAACTGGAAACCAAAAGAAATTTATCGGACTCGGTCTATTGAACTGATTCATCaactaaatatcaaattaaatgaTATTGAGGCCCATAAGGCTGCccaaaaaggttttgaaaaggCTGCAAGGAATTTTATGGAAGAGACGTTAAGATTGGGGAAATCCCTGCGGCCTAATCACTTATGGGGCTATTACCTTTTTCCTGATTGTTATAACTATTATAAGGGCTCCAATTACAATGGAAATTGCTTTGATATAGAAATAGCAAGAAACAATGAGCTGAATTGGTTGTGGAAAGAGAGCACTGCACTTTTCCCATCCATCTATATATCCAAGAAGCTAAAGAATTCTCATAAGATTCATTTATTTGTACGTAATCGTATTAAGGAAGCCATTCGGGTTTCTCAAGTAGTCAATATCAATAAGCCTCTTCCAATTTTTGTATACATGCGTCCAGTTTTTGAAGATGCCTCATCTCAATATCTTTCTGAG GATGACCTTGTAAATACTATTGGAGAATCTGTTGCCTTAGGTGTCTCTGGAATAATAATGTGGGGAAGTCTAAATTTTACACGAAGCCAG AAAACATGCACGGTCTTAGACAATTACATGAGGACTACACTGAACCCTTATATTATCAATGCCACTCTTGCAGCCAAAATGTGTAGCCAGGTTCTTTGCCAGGATCAAGGAGCTTGTGTTCGAAAAAACTGGAATTCTAGTGACTACCTTCATTTGAACTCTAAAAGATTCAGTATTCGAACTCAAAAGGGCAGAAGTTATGTGCGTTATGGAAAGCCCAACTTCGAGGATCTAAAAgaattttcagagaaattttattGCAATTGCTATTCAGGTTCCAAATGTAAAACAGAAGTCACTATAGAAAATGTTCATGACATCAAGGTGTGCATTTCAGAAGATATTTGTATTGAAGCTCATTTGGATTCAGAACATATTGTTCATACATTCAAGTCCCCGACCTGGAAACGAGTTCTTTCTTCCCCTCGGAATGTTCTTCCTGGCATAGAAGATCAGCAGGTTGCTAGCACAGCATTTGACAGATATGGCATAGGCATCCATTCAAACAATGACAGAGATAATACAGAAACTGATGCTATCAAATATAATTTTGGAATGAGCTTTTCAACTGAAGTCACCCTTGAAGATACTGAAAATG
- the LOC141492991 gene encoding hyaluronidase PH-20-like isoform X1, with protein MEIQTISQIFIGSYVICSRTYYIVLVILLLPYYMVLAFRAPPVVPGLPFIMGWNAPTEKCVEKFKLSLDLSLFSFVGSTHRKAIDQNITIFYTDRLGYYPYINEITGEARNEGIPQLASLKNHLAKAKKDIIYYIPKKDTFGLVVIDWENWRPNWVRNWKPKEIYRTRSIELIHQLNIKLNDIEAHKAAQKGFEKAARNFMEETLRLGKSLRPNHLWGYYLFPDCYNYYKGSNYNGNCFDIEIARNNELNWLWKESTALFPSIYISKKLKNSHKIHLFVRNRIKEAIRVSQVVNINKPLPIFVYMRPVFEDASSQYLSEDDLVNTIGESVALGVSGIIMWGSLNFTRSQKTCTVLDNYMRTTLNPYIINATLAAKMCSQVLCQDQGACVRKNWNSSDYLHLNSKRFSIRTQKGRSYVRYGKPNFEDLKEFSEKFYCNCYSGSKCKTEVTIENVHDIKVCISEDICIEAHLDSEHIVHTFKSPTWKRVLSSPRNVLPGIEDQQVASTAFDRYGIGIHSNNDRDNTETDAIKYNFGMSFSTEVTLEDTENGMSNASFQQLPGLQTENHMMNIMIYSGSCLMFMSFSTSMLIIFLTVELFGQLLFL; from the exons ATGGAAATACAAACAATTTCCCAGATTTTCATTGGCAGTTATGTGATCTGCAGCAGAACATACTACATAGTGCTTGTCATCCTTTTGCTTCCTTACTATATGGTACTGGCTTTCCGTGCAcctcctgttgtcccaggtctcccTTTTATCATGGGTTGGAATGCTCCCACGGAAAAGTGTGTTGAGAAGTTTAAGTTATCATTGGATCTGAGCCTCTTTTCCTTTGTTGGAAGCACTCACAGGAAAGCTATAGATCAGAATATCACAATATTTTACACAGATAGGCTTGGCTACTAtccttatataaatgaaataacagGTGAAGCTCGGAATGAAGGGATCCCCCAATTAGCATCTTTAAAGAATCATTTAGCCAAAGCAAAGAAAGATATTATCTACTATATTCCAAAAAAAGATACATTTGGTTTGGTGGTTATTGACTGGGAAAACTGGAGGCCTAATTGGGTAAGAAACTGGAAACCAAAAGAAATTTATCGGACTCGGTCTATTGAACTGATTCATCaactaaatatcaaattaaatgaTATTGAGGCCCATAAGGCTGCccaaaaaggttttgaaaaggCTGCAAGGAATTTTATGGAAGAGACGTTAAGATTGGGGAAATCCCTGCGGCCTAATCACTTATGGGGCTATTACCTTTTTCCTGATTGTTATAACTATTATAAGGGCTCCAATTACAATGGAAATTGCTTTGATATAGAAATAGCAAGAAACAATGAGCTGAATTGGTTGTGGAAAGAGAGCACTGCACTTTTCCCATCCATCTATATATCCAAGAAGCTAAAGAATTCTCATAAGATTCATTTATTTGTACGTAATCGTATTAAGGAAGCCATTCGGGTTTCTCAAGTAGTCAATATCAATAAGCCTCTTCCAATTTTTGTATACATGCGTCCAGTTTTTGAAGATGCCTCATCTCAATATCTTTCTGAG GATGACCTTGTAAATACTATTGGAGAATCTGTTGCCTTAGGTGTCTCTGGAATAATAATGTGGGGAAGTCTAAATTTTACACGAAGCCAG AAAACATGCACGGTCTTAGACAATTACATGAGGACTACACTGAACCCTTATATTATCAATGCCACTCTTGCAGCCAAAATGTGTAGCCAGGTTCTTTGCCAGGATCAAGGAGCTTGTGTTCGAAAAAACTGGAATTCTAGTGACTACCTTCATTTGAACTCTAAAAGATTCAGTATTCGAACTCAAAAGGGCAGAAGTTATGTGCGTTATGGAAAGCCCAACTTCGAGGATCTAAAAgaattttcagagaaattttattGCAATTGCTATTCAGGTTCCAAATGTAAAACAGAAGTCACTATAGAAAATGTTCATGACATCAAGGTGTGCATTTCAGAAGATATTTGTATTGAAGCTCATTTGGATTCAGAACATATTGTTCATACATTCAAGTCCCCGACCTGGAAACGAGTTCTTTCTTCCCCTCGGAATGTTCTTCCTGGCATAGAAGATCAGCAGGTTGCTAGCACAGCATTTGACAGATATGGCATAGGCATCCATTCAAACAATGACAGAGATAATACAGAAACTGATGCTATCAAATATAATTTTGGAATGAGCTTTTCAACTGAAGTCACCCTTGAAGATACTGAAAATGGTATGTCTAATGCTTCCTTTCAACAGTTACCTGGTTTACAAACTGAAAACCATATGATGAATATAATGATTTATTCAGGATCTTGTTTAATGTTTATGAGTTTTTCTACTTCCAtgcttattatttttctaactgtAGAATTGTTTGGCCAACTATTGTTTTTATAG
- the LOC141492991 gene encoding hyaluronidase PH-20-like isoform X3, whose amino-acid sequence MEIQTISQIFIGSYVICSRTYYIVLVILLLPYYMVLAFRAPPVVPGLPFIMGWNAPTEKCVEKFKLSLDLSLFSFVGSTHRKAIDQNITIFYTDRLGYYPYINEITGEARNEGIPQLASLKNHLAKAKKDIIYYIPKKDTFGLVVIDWENWRPNWVRNWKPKEIYRTRSIELIHQLNIKLNDIEAHKAAQKGFEKAARNFMEETLRLGKSLRPNHLWGYYLFPDCYNYYKGSNYNGNCFDIEIARNNELNWLWKESTALFPSIYISKKLKNSHKIHLFVRNRIKEAIRVSQVVNINKPLPIFVYMRPVFEDASSQYLSEDDLVNTIGESVALGVSGIIMWGSLNFTRSQKTCTVLDNYMRTTLNPYIINATLAAKMCSQVLCQDQGACVRKNWNSSDYLHLNSKRFSIRTQKGRSYVRYGKPNFEDLKEFSEKFYCNCYSGSKCKTEVTIENVHDIKVCISEDICIEAHLDSEHIVHTFKSPTWKRVLSSPRNVLPGIEDQQVASTAFDRYGIGIHSNNDRDNTETDAIKYNFGMSFSTEVTLEDTENVTSL is encoded by the exons ATGGAAATACAAACAATTTCCCAGATTTTCATTGGCAGTTATGTGATCTGCAGCAGAACATACTACATAGTGCTTGTCATCCTTTTGCTTCCTTACTATATGGTACTGGCTTTCCGTGCAcctcctgttgtcccaggtctcccTTTTATCATGGGTTGGAATGCTCCCACGGAAAAGTGTGTTGAGAAGTTTAAGTTATCATTGGATCTGAGCCTCTTTTCCTTTGTTGGAAGCACTCACAGGAAAGCTATAGATCAGAATATCACAATATTTTACACAGATAGGCTTGGCTACTAtccttatataaatgaaataacagGTGAAGCTCGGAATGAAGGGATCCCCCAATTAGCATCTTTAAAGAATCATTTAGCCAAAGCAAAGAAAGATATTATCTACTATATTCCAAAAAAAGATACATTTGGTTTGGTGGTTATTGACTGGGAAAACTGGAGGCCTAATTGGGTAAGAAACTGGAAACCAAAAGAAATTTATCGGACTCGGTCTATTGAACTGATTCATCaactaaatatcaaattaaatgaTATTGAGGCCCATAAGGCTGCccaaaaaggttttgaaaaggCTGCAAGGAATTTTATGGAAGAGACGTTAAGATTGGGGAAATCCCTGCGGCCTAATCACTTATGGGGCTATTACCTTTTTCCTGATTGTTATAACTATTATAAGGGCTCCAATTACAATGGAAATTGCTTTGATATAGAAATAGCAAGAAACAATGAGCTGAATTGGTTGTGGAAAGAGAGCACTGCACTTTTCCCATCCATCTATATATCCAAGAAGCTAAAGAATTCTCATAAGATTCATTTATTTGTACGTAATCGTATTAAGGAAGCCATTCGGGTTTCTCAAGTAGTCAATATCAATAAGCCTCTTCCAATTTTTGTATACATGCGTCCAGTTTTTGAAGATGCCTCATCTCAATATCTTTCTGAG GATGACCTTGTAAATACTATTGGAGAATCTGTTGCCTTAGGTGTCTCTGGAATAATAATGTGGGGAAGTCTAAATTTTACACGAAGCCAG AAAACATGCACGGTCTTAGACAATTACATGAGGACTACACTGAACCCTTATATTATCAATGCCACTCTTGCAGCCAAAATGTGTAGCCAGGTTCTTTGCCAGGATCAAGGAGCTTGTGTTCGAAAAAACTGGAATTCTAGTGACTACCTTCATTTGAACTCTAAAAGATTCAGTATTCGAACTCAAAAGGGCAGAAGTTATGTGCGTTATGGAAAGCCCAACTTCGAGGATCTAAAAgaattttcagagaaattttattGCAATTGCTATTCAGGTTCCAAATGTAAAACAGAAGTCACTATAGAAAATGTTCATGACATCAAGGTGTGCATTTCAGAAGATATTTGTATTGAAGCTCATTTGGATTCAGAACATATTGTTCATACATTCAAGTCCCCGACCTGGAAACGAGTTCTTTCTTCCCCTCGGAATGTTCTTCCTGGCATAGAAGATCAGCAGGTTGCTAGCACAGCATTTGACAGATATGGCATAGGCATCCATTCAAACAATGACAGAGATAATACAGAAACTGATGCTATCAAATATAATTTTGGAATGAGCTTTTCAACTGAAGTCACCCTTGAAGATACTGAAAATG